The proteins below come from a single Gossypium raimondii isolate GPD5lz chromosome 2, ASM2569854v1, whole genome shotgun sequence genomic window:
- the LOC105788540 gene encoding mediator of RNA polymerase II transcription subunit 4, with product MQQQRLKQQHALMQQVYPNPSLMGSPQIEPISSGNLPPGFDASTCRSVYVANIHPQVTEPFLQEVFLSTGPIEGCKLVKKDKATYGFVDYFDRRSAALAIVTLNGRQLFGQPIKVNWAYASSQREDTSGHHNTFVGDLSPRAQSLLLQMASLASKLFEVSPNRAIWVSAFRVSQPSFLSSQMQSMPPPPLESTPTSTKEVISLFASLQTQLFEAVGQLQEILDLQDAKQKIAREIRFKDGAVLAFANKLKEAEQVLDVLVDDYSSYRKPKRLKLEDNGVKDAAAADGDSCTTTVVSRLNLSDILSYAHRISYTTFAPPEFGAGQAPLRGALPPAPQEEQMRASQLYNFADLDVGLPKTAETKEKTVEAIIEPPPAQPADTNPLANLAALQGLLPPNFTVPAGWKPNMPVELPANLPVPPPGWKPGDPVPLPPLDSLSIPRMEGPNMRPVPPPGLHKQPEPIQVRHVELDILDPDDDSSDYSSDDGSSDDED from the exons ATGCAACAGCAAAGGCTAAAGCAGCAACATGCTCTGATGCAACAGGTGTACCCAAATCCCAGTCTCATGGGTAGTCCTCAG ATAGAGCCTATCTCGAGTGGAAATCTTCCTCCTGGCTTTGATGCATCTACTTGCCGTAGTGT ATACGTAGCAAATATTCACCCTCAGGTCACGGAACCCTTTCTGCAAGAAGTTTTCTTGAGTACTGGTCCTATTGAAGGATGCAAACTTGTTAAGAAAGATAAG GCAACCTATGGTTTTGTGGACTACTTTGATCGCAGATCAGCTGCCCTTGCTATTGTCACTCTTAATGGAAGGCAGCT ATTTGGGCAACCTATTAAAGTTAATTGGGCATATGCTAGCAGCCAGAGGGAGGATACATCAG GTCATCACAACACTTTTGTTGGTGATCTCAGCCCTCGAGCTCAATCCCTGCTCCTCCAAATGGCGTCCTTAGCTTCTAAGCTCTTTGAAGTTTCCCCGAATCGAGCCATTTGGGTTTCGGCTTTTCGTGTGTCTCAGCCTTCTTTCCTTTCTTCACAGATGCAATCAATGCCTCCTCCTCCACTTGAATCTACCCCTACTTCCACTAAAGAAGTCATCTCGTTGTTTGCTTCCCTCCAAACCCAGCTCTTCGAAGCGGTAGGCCAGCTCCAAGAAATCCTGGACCTTCAAGATGCTAAGCAGAAGATTGCCAGGGAAATTAGGTTTAAAGATGGTGCAGTCCTTGCTTTTGCTAATAAACTTAAGGAGGCGGAGCAGGTTCTCGATGTTCTAGTTGATGATTATTCCAGTTATCGGAAGCCGAAGAGGTTGAAATTGGAGGATAATGGTGTGAAGGATGCTGCTGCTGCTGATGGTGATTCTTGTACCACTACAGTTGTATCTCGTTTAAATTTGTCAGATATTTTGTCCTATGCACATCGGATTAGTTACACTACTTTTGCACCTCCTGAGTTTGGTGCCGGACAAGCACCGCTTCGTGGGGCGCTCCCCCCTGCACCACAGGAGGAGCAGATGCGTGCTTCTCAGCTTTATAACTTTGCTGATCTCGATGTTGGTTTACCTAAGACAGCCGAGACTAAGGAGAAAACTGTCGAGGCTATCATTGAGCCACCGCCTGCACAGCCTGCAGATACCAATCCGCTGGCTAATTTGGCTGCCCTTCAGGGCTTGCTTCCACCAAATTTTACAGTTCCAGCAGGCTGGAAACCCAATATGCCGGTGGAGTTGCCAGCCAACTTGCCAGTGCCACCACCAGGATGGAAGCCTGGGGACCCAGTACCACTACCTCCATTGGACTCCTTGTCTATACCTAGGATGGAAGGGCCGAACATGCGGCCTGTTCCACCTCCAGGGTTACATAAGCAACCTGAGCCAATTCAGGTGCGACACGTTGAGCTCGACATTCTTGATCCAGATGATGATAGCAGTGATTATAGTAGTGATGATGGAAGCTCTGATGATGAAGATTGA